The Streptomyces sp. NBC_01275 genome has a segment encoding these proteins:
- a CDS encoding Gfo/Idh/MocA family protein, which translates to MTTSGKPLSVAVIGAGMAGRSHAAGYRNAGTVFGAGLPPVRLAAIADANVALGEDAARRYGFEKALPSWEAVVEDPTIDAVSIVVGNALHRPIAEALVAAGKHVLCEKPLAGSLEDARAMAELERTAEVVTAVGYTFRRSPGIAGIRDHVQRGELGDLTLFSGRYWCDYATDPNGPLSWRFKGGAGSGALGDVGSHVIDAAEYVAGPIVSVSGAFLSTQIPKRPLPLGAVVGHNAAPVSDEFGEVENEDTASFTARFESGLVGTFSVTRTGFGLPNGLAFDVLGVGGRAAFDQHRPAEYLFDDAQPDARTQGARQVIVGPQLPYFAGGVPMEAAGVGASNADNFTYQARAFLDQVAGVAQPLPACATFADALRTMEIIQAVVASSRDGGASVAVPPAA; encoded by the coding sequence ATGACCACCTCGGGCAAGCCGCTCTCCGTCGCGGTGATCGGAGCCGGCATGGCCGGCCGCAGCCACGCCGCCGGCTACCGCAACGCAGGCACGGTCTTCGGCGCCGGCCTGCCGCCCGTCCGGCTGGCCGCGATAGCCGACGCCAACGTCGCACTCGGCGAGGACGCCGCCCGCCGCTACGGCTTCGAGAAGGCGCTCCCGAGCTGGGAGGCCGTCGTCGAGGACCCCACGATCGACGCCGTCAGCATCGTCGTAGGCAATGCTCTGCACCGGCCCATCGCGGAGGCGCTGGTCGCCGCGGGCAAGCACGTGCTGTGCGAGAAGCCGCTCGCCGGATCGCTCGAAGACGCCCGCGCCATGGCCGAACTGGAGCGCACGGCCGAGGTCGTGACCGCCGTCGGCTACACCTTCCGCCGCTCCCCCGGCATCGCCGGCATCCGCGACCACGTCCAGCGCGGCGAGCTGGGCGACCTCACCCTCTTCAGCGGCCGCTACTGGTGCGACTACGCCACCGACCCGAACGGGCCGCTGAGCTGGCGGTTCAAGGGCGGCGCCGGCTCCGGCGCGCTCGGGGACGTCGGCTCGCACGTCATCGACGCCGCCGAGTACGTCGCCGGTCCCATCGTCTCCGTCTCCGGCGCCTTCCTCTCGACGCAGATCCCCAAGCGGCCCCTGCCGCTCGGCGCGGTCGTCGGACACAACGCCGCTCCCGTCTCCGACGAGTTCGGCGAGGTCGAGAACGAGGACACCGCCTCCTTCACCGCCCGCTTCGAGTCCGGGCTCGTGGGCACCTTCTCCGTGACGCGCACCGGCTTCGGCCTGCCCAACGGACTCGCCTTCGACGTCCTGGGCGTCGGCGGGCGAGCCGCGTTCGACCAGCACCGCCCCGCCGAGTACCTCTTCGACGACGCCCAGCCCGACGCCCGGACCCAAGGCGCCCGGCAGGTCATCGTCGGACCGCAGCTGCCCTACTTCGCCGGCGGCGTCCCGATGGAGGCGGCGGGCGTGGGCGCCAGCAACGCCGACAACTTCACCTACCAGGCCCGCGCCTTCCTCGACCAGGTCGCGGGCGTCGCCCAGCCGCTGCCGGCCTGCGCCACGTTCGCCGACGCCCTGCGGACCATGGAGATCATCCAGGCAGTCGTCGCCTCCTCCCGCGACGGCGGCGCGTCCGTCGCCGTCCCGCCCGCCGCCTGA
- a CDS encoding DUF2252 domain-containing protein, with protein MALPSAFTAHLTPSERAAYGRSTRTRMSRSDHGRFEEAAERIDPVELIDRQSNTRVSELVPIRYGRMLESPFRFYRGAAAIMAADLGATAHTGLTVQLCGDAHLLNFRLLASPERHLVFDINDFDETLPGPFEWDVKRLAASFVIAGRENDFTVREQNTAVRACVGAYRRRMREFAGMRTLDVWYAQDDVDRMRKLMASSMDKETRRRTDQATAKARTRTHLQAFEKLTRPTAEGRQITPDPPLITRLRDLLTNASEEEKGIQEVVDGYRQTLSSQHRHLLRQYHLVDIARKVVGVGSVGTRCWILLLLGRDDDDPLLLQAKEAGESVLAPHVGGETFDNEGRRVVAGQRLIQTTSDIFLGWTHVVGGLDGQDRDFYVRQLRDWKGIARPETMDPSLFRLFARLCGACLARAHARSGDPVAIAAYLGGGDRFDRALAGFAQEYADRNQRDFDALGTAARSGRVQTESL; from the coding sequence ATGGCGCTACCGAGCGCATTCACGGCCCATCTGACACCGAGCGAGCGAGCGGCGTACGGCAGGAGCACGCGTACCCGCATGTCACGCTCGGATCACGGCCGGTTCGAAGAGGCCGCGGAACGGATCGACCCGGTCGAACTGATAGACCGTCAGTCCAACACGCGGGTATCCGAGTTGGTGCCGATCCGCTACGGCCGCATGCTCGAGTCCCCGTTCCGCTTCTACCGGGGCGCGGCGGCGATCATGGCCGCCGACCTCGGCGCCACCGCGCACACCGGCCTGACGGTGCAGCTGTGCGGCGACGCCCACCTGCTCAACTTCCGGCTGCTGGCCTCGCCCGAACGCCATCTCGTCTTCGACATCAACGACTTCGACGAGACCCTGCCCGGCCCGTTCGAATGGGACGTCAAGCGGCTGGCGGCCTCCTTCGTGATCGCCGGCCGCGAGAACGACTTCACGGTCCGTGAGCAGAACACCGCCGTACGGGCCTGTGTGGGCGCCTACCGGCGGCGCATGCGGGAGTTCGCCGGAATGCGGACCCTGGACGTCTGGTACGCCCAGGACGACGTGGACCGGATGCGGAAGCTGATGGCCTCGTCGATGGACAAGGAGACCCGCCGACGTACCGACCAGGCGACGGCCAAGGCCCGGACGCGGACCCACCTCCAGGCCTTCGAGAAGCTGACCCGGCCCACGGCCGAGGGGCGGCAGATCACCCCGGACCCGCCGCTGATCACGCGGCTCAGGGATCTGCTGACCAACGCCTCCGAGGAGGAGAAGGGAATCCAGGAGGTCGTGGACGGGTACCGGCAGACCCTGTCGTCCCAGCACCGGCATCTGCTGCGCCAGTACCACCTGGTCGACATCGCCCGGAAGGTGGTGGGCGTGGGCAGCGTCGGAACGCGCTGCTGGATCCTGCTGCTGCTCGGCCGGGACGACGACGACCCGCTGCTGCTGCAGGCCAAGGAGGCGGGCGAGTCCGTCCTCGCGCCCCACGTCGGCGGGGAGACGTTCGACAACGAGGGCCGCCGTGTGGTGGCGGGCCAGCGGCTGATCCAGACGACCAGCGACATCTTCCTGGGCTGGACCCACGTCGTGGGCGGCCTCGACGGGCAGGACCGGGACTTCTACGTGCGGCAGCTGCGGGACTGGAAGGGCATCGCCCGGCCGGAGACCATGGATCCCAGCCTGTTCCGGCTGTTCGCGCGGCTGTGCGGCGCCTGTCTGGCGCGGGCTCACGCCCGTTCCGGCGACCCCGTCGCCATCGCCGCCTACCTCGGCGGCGGCGACCGCTTCGACCGGGCGCTCGCCGGGTTCGCCCAGGAGTACGCCGACCGCAACCAGCGTGACTTCGACGCACTGGGGACCGCGGCCCGCTCGGGCAGGGTCCAGACCGAGAGTCTCTGA
- a CDS encoding HdeD family acid-resistance protein: MGDPAQTLAALGRSWTWMLGSAIATLVPGLLVLVWPDETLHVLAVLIGLYLLVTGAFRFVAAFARDDHGERLPGLLLAVLYVLAGVLCLRNPLQTIAVLSLIVGIVWLTSGILTLYTALAAKDLPHRGFVLCAAVLGIVAGIVVLSLPTESARALTRLLGLWLVLLGLVELAVALAWRAALRRAGVGANGPRGTAGGD; the protein is encoded by the coding sequence ATGGGCGACCCCGCGCAGACGCTGGCGGCCCTCGGGCGCTCCTGGACGTGGATGCTCGGCTCGGCGATCGCCACGCTCGTGCCGGGCCTGCTCGTCCTTGTCTGGCCGGACGAGACCCTGCACGTGCTGGCGGTCCTCATCGGCCTGTATCTCCTGGTGACCGGGGCGTTCCGGTTCGTGGCGGCCTTCGCCCGGGACGACCACGGCGAACGGCTGCCCGGACTGCTCCTGGCCGTGCTGTACGTCCTGGCCGGCGTTCTGTGCCTGCGCAACCCGCTCCAGACCATCGCCGTGCTCTCCCTGATCGTCGGGATCGTCTGGCTGACGTCGGGCATCCTCACCCTCTACACGGCCCTCGCCGCCAAGGACCTGCCCCACCGCGGCTTCGTCCTGTGCGCGGCCGTCCTCGGCATCGTCGCCGGAATCGTGGTGCTGTCCCTGCCCACCGAGTCGGCCCGGGCGCTGACCCGGCTGCTCGGCCTCTGGCTGGTCCTGCTCGGCCTGGTCGAGCTGGCCGTCGCCCTGGCCTGGCGGGCCGCGCTGCGCCGGGCGGGCGTGGGCGCAAACGGCCCGCGCGGGACGGCCGGGGGCGACTGA
- a CDS encoding lamin tail domain-containing protein, with protein MRIRHALAVVAAAGFTATLAAAPAHATEYTSALKIKGVQYDAPGSDSNRCSGGNTKDEYLTIKNYSRTTTVNLRGYVVKDAAGNKFTFAADHRLEPGDSVKLRGGRGADSDAGNVAYRQNCNFLWNNDKDTIYLVKPSGARADVHSYTKRADDADGNGYITYHG; from the coding sequence ATGCGTATACGTCATGCGCTGGCCGTGGTCGCCGCGGCGGGCTTCACCGCGACGCTCGCCGCCGCTCCGGCCCACGCCACCGAGTACACGTCCGCGCTGAAGATCAAGGGCGTCCAGTACGACGCGCCCGGCAGCGACTCCAACCGTTGCTCCGGCGGCAACACCAAGGACGAGTACCTGACGATCAAGAACTACTCCCGCACGACGACCGTCAACCTCAGGGGTTACGTCGTGAAGGACGCCGCCGGCAACAAGTTCACCTTCGCCGCCGACCACCGGCTCGAGCCCGGCGACTCGGTGAAGCTGCGGGGCGGCCGGGGCGCCGACTCCGACGCCGGCAACGTCGCCTACCGCCAGAACTGCAACTTCCTCTGGAACAACGACAAGGACACCATCTACCTGGTCAAGCCCTCGGGCGCCCGCGCCGACGTGCACTCCTACACGAAGCGCGCCGACGACGCCGACGGCAACGGGTACATCACGTACCACGGCTGA
- a CDS encoding sugar phosphate isomerase/epimerase, whose protein sequence is MALKLGAYTACLHDRPLTEALDVLKDNGLTSVEVNTGGFIPSPHCPVDLLLSSAAAREEYLAAFAERGMELTGLNCNGNPLNPLPGVGPKHADDLRRTIRLAGLLGVKHVVTMSGTPGSDPDAKYPSWVVNPWDGVYMDVLDYQWAVAVDFWKEIDALARDNDVRVAIEMHPHNLVFSPVTLKRLVDETGATHVGAEMDPSHLMWQGMDIVASIKWLGPLVFHAAAKDATLCPGADIRGVLDTSFTRVPADAPGKVPTGYGFWCNSWPENPAWKFVAVGAGHDVAYWTEFLRALAEIDPDMAVNIEHEDAAYSQTEGLALAAKNLHSAASAL, encoded by the coding sequence ATGGCCCTCAAGCTCGGCGCCTACACCGCCTGTCTGCACGACCGCCCCCTCACCGAGGCCCTCGACGTCCTCAAGGACAACGGCCTGACCTCCGTCGAGGTCAACACCGGCGGCTTCATCCCCTCCCCGCACTGCCCGGTCGACCTCCTGCTGTCCTCGGCCGCCGCCCGCGAGGAATACCTGGCCGCCTTCGCCGAGCGCGGGATGGAGCTCACCGGCCTCAACTGCAACGGCAACCCCCTCAACCCGCTCCCCGGCGTCGGCCCCAAGCACGCCGACGACCTGCGCCGCACCATCCGCCTCGCGGGCCTGCTCGGCGTGAAGCACGTGGTCACCATGTCCGGCACCCCCGGCTCCGACCCCGACGCCAAGTACCCCTCCTGGGTCGTCAACCCCTGGGACGGCGTCTACATGGACGTCCTGGACTACCAATGGGCCGTGGCCGTCGACTTCTGGAAGGAGATCGACGCCCTCGCCCGCGACAACGACGTCCGGGTCGCCATCGAGATGCACCCCCACAACCTCGTCTTCTCCCCCGTCACCCTCAAGCGCCTCGTCGACGAGACCGGCGCGACCCACGTCGGCGCGGAGATGGACCCCTCCCATCTGATGTGGCAGGGCATGGACATCGTCGCCTCCATCAAATGGCTGGGCCCGCTGGTGTTCCACGCCGCCGCCAAGGACGCCACGCTCTGCCCCGGCGCCGACATCCGCGGCGTGCTGGACACCTCCTTCACCCGCGTCCCCGCCGACGCACCCGGCAAAGTCCCCACCGGCTACGGATTCTGGTGCAACTCCTGGCCGGAGAACCCGGCGTGGAAGTTCGTCGCCGTCGGCGCCGGCCACGACGTGGCCTACTGGACCGAGTTCCTGCGCGCCCTCGCCGAGATCGACCCCGACATGGCCGTCAACATCGAACACGAAGACGCCGCCTACTCCCAGACCGAAGGCCTCGCCCTGGCCGCCAAGAACCTCCACAGCGCCGCATCCGCGCTCTGA
- a CDS encoding SHOCT domain-containing protein, translating into MSAPTYLAYDYPLLSAFWTMLVFFLWIMWFVLLFRVVVDIFRDDDLSGWAKTGWLVFTIVLPFLGVFVYVIARGKNMGSRDAAHARAQQEAFDSYVRKTAQGGDGRPSSADELAKLSEIRARGDITDEEFRKAKQLVLSGHGPAEGSAPVTSGSGR; encoded by the coding sequence ATGAGTGCACCGACGTACCTCGCGTACGACTATCCGCTGCTGAGCGCCTTCTGGACCATGCTGGTGTTCTTCCTGTGGATCATGTGGTTCGTCCTGCTCTTCCGGGTCGTCGTCGACATCTTCCGCGACGACGACCTCAGCGGCTGGGCCAAGACCGGCTGGCTGGTGTTCACGATCGTCCTGCCGTTCCTCGGGGTGTTCGTCTACGTGATCGCCCGCGGCAAGAACATGGGCAGCCGCGATGCGGCGCACGCCCGTGCACAGCAGGAGGCCTTCGACTCCTACGTCCGCAAGACCGCCCAGGGCGGCGACGGACGGCCCAGCAGCGCCGACGAGCTGGCCAAGCTGTCCGAGATCCGGGCCCGCGGCGACATCACGGACGAGGAGTTCCGCAAGGCGAAGCAGCTGGTCCTGAGCGGGCACGGCCCGGCCGAGGGATCGGCCCCCGTCACGTCCGGCTCCGGCCGCTGA
- a CDS encoding class II glutamine amidotransferase, which translates to MCRWLAYSGTPILLENILYKPAHSLIDQSLHSKLGVETTNGDGFGVGWYAPDVDNPGVMRDTTPAWSNRNLQELAGHVRSSMFFAHIRASTGTAVQQTNCHPFRHGRWMWMHNGAITDFHEIRRDLALAVDPELFLDIEGSTDSEMMFFLALTFGLEEDPPGAVARMAGLVERTGHRHGVEFPLQMTVAVTDGRRLWAFRYSSQGASRSLYYSTRVDTLRALHPEVAFLSEVSDDTRLIVSEPPGDLPGAWNEVPESSWGVVQPGANDDLLTFTPAAA; encoded by the coding sequence ATGTGCCGATGGCTCGCCTACTCGGGAACGCCCATCCTGCTCGAGAACATCCTCTACAAACCGGCGCACTCGCTGATCGACCAGAGTCTGCACTCCAAGCTGGGCGTCGAGACGACGAACGGCGACGGGTTCGGCGTCGGCTGGTACGCGCCGGACGTCGACAACCCCGGGGTGATGCGGGACACCACCCCGGCGTGGAGCAACCGCAACCTGCAGGAGCTCGCCGGCCATGTCCGCTCCTCGATGTTCTTCGCCCACATCCGGGCCTCGACCGGCACGGCGGTGCAGCAGACCAACTGTCACCCGTTCCGTCACGGCCGCTGGATGTGGATGCACAACGGGGCGATCACCGACTTCCACGAGATCCGCCGCGACCTCGCCCTGGCCGTCGACCCGGAGCTGTTCCTCGACATCGAGGGCTCCACGGACTCCGAGATGATGTTCTTCCTGGCCCTCACCTTCGGCCTGGAAGAGGATCCGCCGGGCGCGGTGGCGCGGATGGCGGGCCTGGTGGAGCGGACCGGTCACCGGCACGGGGTGGAGTTCCCGTTGCAGATGACGGTCGCCGTGACCGACGGCCGACGGCTGTGGGCCTTCCGCTACTCCAGCCAGGGCGCCTCACGCTCGCTCTACTACAGCACCCGGGTGGACACACTCCGGGCCCTGCACCCCGAAGTGGCGTTCCTGAGCGAGGTCTCCGACGACACCCGTCTGATCGTCTCGGAGCCCCCGGGCGACCTCCCGGGGGCCTGGAACGAGGTCCCCGAGAGCAGCTGGGGCGTGGTCCAGCCCGGCGCGAACGACGACCTGCTCACCTTCACACCCGCGGCGGCGTAG